In Vespula pensylvanica isolate Volc-1 chromosome 16, ASM1446617v1, whole genome shotgun sequence, the following proteins share a genomic window:
- the LOC122634921 gene encoding receptor-mediated endocytosis protein 6 homolog isoform X3: protein MSSANSIESLGTLQWDMIDLAGHLRQERLFVNSEQQNLQTLNEKVLYMSSDLAQQAWVTAQQRVNLNRLIVARPDCTPASCCYKANTLENSNFIDAYKHLNYQACLSYGEFLGALRKSPKLLASCLVVGDRIVPDTIQGIVQSLAAGLYGSCLLPEDKILVLKLLRHLMLLQIIPSDNPRRLLRHGTCAFSRFYSFFHESLFSAKFFLTAALHTPIIQLLMEDEIFLDIDPDKVPIRFPPTERLKKFGKEGTPEYQAKLQRYRLWTVNSLYRITQRFIISIRENMHCFPTSIYWLVRQMAGLLSKNGNVEPKEVHAMCTDLVFTYFICPAIVNPEPYGITDAPISYVARFNLMQVGQILQILSLMKYQTIDTKAFDLYRRFEKDSVSSIIDVMLEGAAEDLEDEPTIVDNNKLQGLCRSAALFTENELNTLTTFLHTIANDSNMDGISHMSTFDKKQLTDMLSQLPLGLLNSNSKVSNNIYLETPNKRSGFLGKGKDRVTRMSSSPSNVTADMQDETNGTSTPEDESSDKNSQDVLVIPFGPTTGESVGLLSEQKVLCMELQNNTENSSVTLNLADDMVNGHSRRDSNSAERLETQEKRTRFSLAHDEVLFEGSIGNTSDNLEAVSEAASNHSVASSLELETEDQNDNLSDMVSANVSGRGTPNISGRDTPSSQITEGDDGRIAGEVRQLDLPPPSIPTKQSRSEIDDKFCKFEIKKLIEGDETVSMVSDTWSTDVLASDSEIVEQQERIIYPPSSEQIPPALPSENAQAMLDISETASEAWSTDVLASDSERLTEVDMDDTASVARSDDTTRSEIEVECRGEAEAGAESLPSAIPHDPSGIVYHPIPGIQEDSAIQLVAPIPESPSSSNVTGRGGTKSDYRRSTMEYVDKNANTINSTDYGKPFHEDSLVQLIDKLQIDNDPNLVDQGAHNHIGAAAVTPALLLANHINAPTLSNEKLHNGDAKGEESESSLTGVDDVVVRLSTTSLTSSSSSGSETRAKNNASSSSELPLSPPIINGTCDVTDSVVSNFHKPTASTGAIPKSISFDKTAERGDKELLDDDQKNKRGFFGKLKMSLRNRRGKVIRGADELRCYDREAGGDGIDIGKHRLRRIMSEDVTSAGNMIDSSDDILAKYRRKPSTASDTASIESNQSRTKEAEDERLSIDPNNVELSFAFADAKRKLRMVLSTADLQYIPWSFASERSSWSQKENELVSFLQLQLAEAINLQDRALIAHLHETLRCVRLFNDDGCRKLFKSLREDYQRRSPYIAYLIRCRQGLLSTLAHLDRLRVRVKCDRDAVNNHLVSVFVRVFLEKRETLFLRFCDEFKKLTLADEKQDLVDNFLSKIHVEMDNDPIWQAASESQLELARVVVERTVMARVYHNALYPNGDGDVYRDQLLYDHIKKLAKVITPNHKDLRIPKVYHYECPWPWAQAELAVISAYKTPRDKLQCVFRCATTIMNLLSMASERGIPAADDLIPVFVYVIIKTNPPSLLSTIQYVDSFYGNRLEGEEQYWWTQFCSAIEFIKTMD, encoded by the exons ATGTCATCAGCAAACAGTATAGAGTCCCTTGGGACATTGCAATGGGACATGATTGATTTGGCTGGCCATTTGCGGCAAGAGCGTTTGTTTGTCAACTCAGAACAACAAAATTTACAAACTTTGAACGAAAag GTTTTGTATATGTCTTCGGACTTAGCTCAGCAAGCATGGGTTACGGCACAACAGAGAGTTAATTTAAATCGTCTGATAGTTGCAAGGCCTGATTGTACACCAGCTTCTTGCTGTTACAAAGCAAATACACTTGAAAATTCCAATTTTATAGATGCATACAAACATTTAAATTATCAAGCATGCTTATCTTACGGCGAATTTCTTGGTGCTCTTCGGAAGTCACCTAAATTACTTGCATCTTGTTTAGTTGTGGGAGATAGGATTGTTCCAGATACAATTCAAGGCATTGTACAATCTTTGGCTGCTGGATTATATGGCAGCTGCTTGTTACcagaagataaaattttagtTCTTAAACTTTTAAGGCATTTAAtgcttttacaaataattccTTCGGATAATCCACGAAGACTTCTTAGACATGGCACATGTGCATTTTCTAggttttattcattctttcatgAAAGCCTTTTCTCTgcaaagttttttttaacTGCTGCATTACATACCCCTATTATACAGTTGCTTATGgaagatgaaatatttttggatATCGATCCAGACAAAGTACCTATCAGATTTCCACCTAcagaaagattaaagaaatttgGAAAGGAAGGTACTCCCGAATATCAGGCAAAATTACAACGATATAGATTATGGACAGTCAAttctttatatcgtattaCACAGAGGTTTATTATCAGTATTAGAGAAAATATGCATTGTTTTCCAACCAGTATTTATTGGCTTGTTAGACAAATGGCTGGACTTCTCAGTAAAAATGGAAATGTGGAGCCGAAAGAAGTACATGCTATGTGCACAGATcttgtatttacatattttatatgtccAGCAATAGTTAATCCAGAACCATATGGTATTACAGATGCACCGATAAGTTATGTAGCAAGATTTAATCTAATGCAAGTTGGTCAAATTTTGCAAATACTTTCACTTATGAAATATCAAACTATTGATACAAAAGCATTTGATTTGTATAGaagatttgaaaaagattCTGTGTCTTCCATAATCGATGTGATGTTAGAAGGTGCAGCAGAAGATTTGGAAGATGAACCTACTAtagttgataataataaacttcaAGGCCTGTGTCGTTCTGCTGCGTTATTTACAGAGAATGAATTGAATACTCTGACTACATTTTTACATACAATAGCAAATGATAGCAACATGGATGGCATTTCGCACATGAGtacatttgataaaaaacaattaacaGATATGCTTTCACAACTGCCTTTAGGATTACTGAACAGCAACAGTAAAGtttctaataatatctatCTGGAAACACCCAATAAAAGAAGTGGTTTCTTAGGGAAAG GAAAAGATCGTGTTACAAGGATGTCCTCATCTCCCTCTAATGTAACAGCGGATATGCAAGATGAAACAAATGGTACTTCAACACCTGAAGATGAATCTTCAGATAAAAATTCACAAGATGTGTTAGTTATACCATTTGGCCCAACAACTGGAGAATCTGTTGGCTTGCTTAGTGAGCAGAAA GTTTTGTGCATGGAACTTCaaaataatacagaaaatAGTTCTGTTACATTAAATCTTGCTGATGATATGGTAAATGGTCACAGTAGAAGAGATTCAAACAGTGCAGAACGTTTGGAgacacaagaaaaaagaacaagatttTCTTTAGCTCATGATGAAG TGTTATTTGAAGGTTCAATTGGTAATACATCAGATAATCTAGAAGCTGTTTCAGAAGCTGCCTCCAATCATAGTGTTGCATCTTCATTAGAATTAGAAACAGAAGATCAGAATGATAATTTATCAGACATGGTATCAGCCAATGTATCAGGAAGAGGAACACCCAATATTTCTG gTCGTGATACTCCATCATCTCAAATTACAGAGGGTGATGACGGACGTATTGCAGGTGAAGTAAGACAATTGGATTTACCACCACCAAGTATCCCAACTAAACAAAGTCGTTCAGAAATAGatgataaattttgtaaatttgaaattaagaAACTTATTGAAG GAGATGAAACAGTTTCTATGGTTTCTGACACATGGTCCACTGATGTACTGGCATCAGACAGTGAAATAGTAGAACAacaagaaagaattatttatcctCCTTCTTCCGAACAAATTCCGCCAGCGTTACCTTCAGAAAATGCACAGGCAATGTTGGATATTAGTGAGACTGCATCTGAAGCATGGAGTACAGATGTATTGGCTAGTGATTCAGAAAGACTTACTGAAGTGGATATGGATGATACAGCCAGCGTTGCTAGATCCGATGATACAACTAGATCTGAAATAGAAGTCGAATGTCGTGGTGAAGCGGAAGCCGGTGCAGAATCATTACCATCCGCTATACCGC ATGATCCTTCTGGAATTGTTTACCATCCAATACCTGGAATCCAAGAAGATTCTGCTATTCAACTCGTCGCACCAATTCCTGAATCACCTTCGTCTTCTAATGTAACTGGTCGTGGTGGAACTAAATCTGATTATAGAAGAAGCACGATGGAATATGTTGATAAGAATGCTAATACCATAAACAGCACAGATTATGGTAAACCATTCCACGAAGACAGCCTCGTCCAATTGATAGACAAATTGCAAATTGACAACGACCCAAATCTTGTGGATCAAGGAGCACATAATCATAttggtgctgctgctgttactcCAGCATTATTACTGGCTAATCATATTAATGCACCGACGCTATCTAATGAAAAATTGCATAATGGTGACGCCAAAGGCGAA GAATCAGAAAGTTCATTGACTGGCGTTGATGATGTGGTGGTACGATTGAGTACAACGAGTTTAACATCTAGCAGTAGTTCTGGATCAGAAACTCGAGCGAAGAATAATGCATCCTCATCATCCGAATTACCGTTATCACCACCGATAATTAATGGTACTTGTGACGTGACTGATAGTGTTGTTTCTAATTTCCATAAACCAACAGCATCTACAGGAGCTATTCCAAAAAGTATAAGTTTTGATAAGACCGCTGAACGTGGCGATAAGGAGCTTCTAGATGACGATCAGAAAAACAAGCGTGGTTTCtttggaaaattgaaaatgtcgCTTAGGAATCGTCGGGGAAAGGTTATACGAGGAGCTGATGAATTGAGATGTTACGATAGAGAAGCTGGCGGCGATGGTATTGATATAGGAAAACACAGACTACGTAGAATCATGTCAGAAGATGTAACGTCAGCTGGAAATATGATTG atagttcCGATGATATTTTGgcaaaatatagaagaaagcCTAGTACAGCTAGTGATACTGCTTCTATTGAAAGTAATCAATCACGTACGAAGGAAGCAGAAGATGAAAGACTTTCAATTGATCCAAATAACGTAGaactttcttttgctttcgccgatgcaaaaagaaaattacgcaTGGTACTTAGTACTGCTGACCTTCAATACATTCCATGGAGCTTTGCATCCGAg AGAAGCAGTTGGTCacaaaaggaaaacgaattggtttctttccttcaacTTCAATTGGCTGAAGCTATTAATTTGCAGGATAGAGCACTGATAGCTCATTTACACGAAACTTTAAGATGCGTTAGATTATTTAATGACGATGGTTGcaggaaattatttaaatctttgAGAGAAGATTATCAAAGACGATCGCCTTACATCGCATATTTGATCAGATGTCGGCAGGGTTTATTATCAACGTTAGCTCATTTGGACAG gTTACGTGTTCGAGTGAAATGTGATCGCGATGCTGTTAATAATCATCTCGTATCCGTTTTTGTAAGAGTGTttttggaaaaaagagaaacattgTTTCTACGTTTCTGTGATGAATTCAAGAAGCTTACATTGGCCGATGAAAAGCAAGATCTAGTTGATAACTTCTTGAGTAAAATTCACGTTGAAATGGATAATGATCCAATCTGGCAag CTGCAAGCGAGTCTCAATTGGAGTTAGCCAGAGTCGTTGTAGAACGAACTGTTATGGCTCGAGTGTATCATAATGCTCTTTATCCAAATGGCGATGGAGATGTATATAGAGATCAGCTTCTTTATGATCATATTAAAAAGCTTGCTAAAGTTATAACGCCTAATCACAAGGATTTACGCATTCCAAAGGTGTATCATTACGAGTGTCCTTGGCCATGGGCCCAAGCTGAATTAGCTGTTATTTCTGCATATAAGACACCTAGAGATAAATTGCAGTGCGTATTTCGTTGCGCTACAACAATAATGAACTTGTTGTCTATGGCTTCTGAAAGAGGTATACCTGCTGCTGATGATTTAATTCCCGTATTCGTTTATGTTATCATAAAA acTAATCCACCATCTTTATTATCAACTATTCAATATGTAGATAGTTTTTACGGGAATCGATTAGAAGGAGAAGAACAATACTGGTGGACTCAATTTTGTTCGGCGATCGAGTTTATTAAAACTATGGATTAA
- the LOC122634921 gene encoding GTPase-activating protein and VPS9 domain-containing protein 1 isoform X5: MSSANSIESLGTLQWDMIDLAGHLRQERLFVNSEQQNLQTLNEKVLYMSSDLAQQAWVTAQQRVNLNRLIVARPDCTPASCCYKANTLENSNFIDAYKHLNYQACLSYGEFLGALRKSPKLLASCLVVGDRIVPDTIQGIVQSLAAGLYGSCLLPEDKILVLKLLRHLMLLQIIPSDNPRRLLRHGTCAFSRFYSFFHESLFSAKFFLTAALHTPIIQLLMEDEIFLDIDPDKVPIRFPPTERLKKFGKEGTPEYQAKLQRYRLWTVNSLYRITQRFIISIRENMHCFPTSIYWLVRQMAGLLSKNGNVEPKEVHAMCTDLVFTYFICPAIVNPEPYGITDAPISYVARFNLMQVGQILQILSLMKYQTIDTKAFDLYRRFEKDSVSSIIDVMLEGAAEDLEDEPTIVDNNKLQGLCRSAALFTENELNTLTTFLHTIANDSNMDGISHMSTFDKKQLTDMLSQLPLGLLNSNSKVSNNIYLETPNKRSGFLGKGKDRVTRMSSSPSNVTADMQDETNGTSTPEDESSDKNSQDVLVIPFGPTTGESVGLLSEQKVLCMELQNNTENSSVTLNLADDMVNGHSRRDSNSAERLETQEKRTRFSLAHDEVLFEGSIGNTSDNLEAVSEAASNHSVASSLELETEDQNDNLSDMVSANVSGRGTPNISGRDTPSSQITEGDDGRIAGEVRQLDLPPPSIPTKQSRSEIDDKFCKFEIKKLIEGDETVSMVSDTWSTDVLASDSEIVEQQERIIYPPSSEQIPPALPSENAQAMLDISETASEAWSTDVLASDSERLTEVDMDDTASVARSDDTTRSEIEVECRGEAEAGAESLPSAIPPVGTDDPSGIVYHPIPGIQEDSAIQLVAPIPESPSSSNVTGRGGTKSDYRRSTMEYVDKNANTINSTDYGKPFHEDSLVQLIDKLQIDNDPNLVDQGAHNHIGAAAVTPALLLANHINAPTLSNEKLHNGDAKGEESESSLTGVDDVVVRLSTTSLTSSSSSGSETRAKNNASSSSELPLSPPIINGTCDVTDSVVSNFHKPTASTGAIPKSISFDKTAERGDKELLDDDQKNKRGFFGKLKMSLRNRRGKVIRGADELRCYDREAGGDGIDIGKHRLRRIMSEDVTSAGNMIDSSDDILAKYRRKPSTASDTASIESNQSRTKEAEDERLSIDPNNVELSFAFADAKRKLRMVLSTADLQYIPWSFASERSSWSQKENELVSFLQLQLAEAINLQDRALIAHLHETLRCVRLFNDDGCRKLFKSLREDYQRRSPYIAYLIRCRQGLLSTLAHLDRWRNVTCSSEM, translated from the exons ATGTCATCAGCAAACAGTATAGAGTCCCTTGGGACATTGCAATGGGACATGATTGATTTGGCTGGCCATTTGCGGCAAGAGCGTTTGTTTGTCAACTCAGAACAACAAAATTTACAAACTTTGAACGAAAag GTTTTGTATATGTCTTCGGACTTAGCTCAGCAAGCATGGGTTACGGCACAACAGAGAGTTAATTTAAATCGTCTGATAGTTGCAAGGCCTGATTGTACACCAGCTTCTTGCTGTTACAAAGCAAATACACTTGAAAATTCCAATTTTATAGATGCATACAAACATTTAAATTATCAAGCATGCTTATCTTACGGCGAATTTCTTGGTGCTCTTCGGAAGTCACCTAAATTACTTGCATCTTGTTTAGTTGTGGGAGATAGGATTGTTCCAGATACAATTCAAGGCATTGTACAATCTTTGGCTGCTGGATTATATGGCAGCTGCTTGTTACcagaagataaaattttagtTCTTAAACTTTTAAGGCATTTAAtgcttttacaaataattccTTCGGATAATCCACGAAGACTTCTTAGACATGGCACATGTGCATTTTCTAggttttattcattctttcatgAAAGCCTTTTCTCTgcaaagttttttttaacTGCTGCATTACATACCCCTATTATACAGTTGCTTATGgaagatgaaatatttttggatATCGATCCAGACAAAGTACCTATCAGATTTCCACCTAcagaaagattaaagaaatttgGAAAGGAAGGTACTCCCGAATATCAGGCAAAATTACAACGATATAGATTATGGACAGTCAAttctttatatcgtattaCACAGAGGTTTATTATCAGTATTAGAGAAAATATGCATTGTTTTCCAACCAGTATTTATTGGCTTGTTAGACAAATGGCTGGACTTCTCAGTAAAAATGGAAATGTGGAGCCGAAAGAAGTACATGCTATGTGCACAGATcttgtatttacatattttatatgtccAGCAATAGTTAATCCAGAACCATATGGTATTACAGATGCACCGATAAGTTATGTAGCAAGATTTAATCTAATGCAAGTTGGTCAAATTTTGCAAATACTTTCACTTATGAAATATCAAACTATTGATACAAAAGCATTTGATTTGTATAGaagatttgaaaaagattCTGTGTCTTCCATAATCGATGTGATGTTAGAAGGTGCAGCAGAAGATTTGGAAGATGAACCTACTAtagttgataataataaacttcaAGGCCTGTGTCGTTCTGCTGCGTTATTTACAGAGAATGAATTGAATACTCTGACTACATTTTTACATACAATAGCAAATGATAGCAACATGGATGGCATTTCGCACATGAGtacatttgataaaaaacaattaacaGATATGCTTTCACAACTGCCTTTAGGATTACTGAACAGCAACAGTAAAGtttctaataatatctatCTGGAAACACCCAATAAAAGAAGTGGTTTCTTAGGGAAAG GAAAAGATCGTGTTACAAGGATGTCCTCATCTCCCTCTAATGTAACAGCGGATATGCAAGATGAAACAAATGGTACTTCAACACCTGAAGATGAATCTTCAGATAAAAATTCACAAGATGTGTTAGTTATACCATTTGGCCCAACAACTGGAGAATCTGTTGGCTTGCTTAGTGAGCAGAAA GTTTTGTGCATGGAACTTCaaaataatacagaaaatAGTTCTGTTACATTAAATCTTGCTGATGATATGGTAAATGGTCACAGTAGAAGAGATTCAAACAGTGCAGAACGTTTGGAgacacaagaaaaaagaacaagatttTCTTTAGCTCATGATGAAG TGTTATTTGAAGGTTCAATTGGTAATACATCAGATAATCTAGAAGCTGTTTCAGAAGCTGCCTCCAATCATAGTGTTGCATCTTCATTAGAATTAGAAACAGAAGATCAGAATGATAATTTATCAGACATGGTATCAGCCAATGTATCAGGAAGAGGAACACCCAATATTTCTG gTCGTGATACTCCATCATCTCAAATTACAGAGGGTGATGACGGACGTATTGCAGGTGAAGTAAGACAATTGGATTTACCACCACCAAGTATCCCAACTAAACAAAGTCGTTCAGAAATAGatgataaattttgtaaatttgaaattaagaAACTTATTGAAG GAGATGAAACAGTTTCTATGGTTTCTGACACATGGTCCACTGATGTACTGGCATCAGACAGTGAAATAGTAGAACAacaagaaagaattatttatcctCCTTCTTCCGAACAAATTCCGCCAGCGTTACCTTCAGAAAATGCACAGGCAATGTTGGATATTAGTGAGACTGCATCTGAAGCATGGAGTACAGATGTATTGGCTAGTGATTCAGAAAGACTTACTGAAGTGGATATGGATGATACAGCCAGCGTTGCTAGATCCGATGATACAACTAGATCTGAAATAGAAGTCGAATGTCGTGGTGAAGCGGAAGCCGGTGCAGAATCATTACCATCCGCTATACCGC CTGTAGGAACAGATGATCCTTCTGGAATTGTTTACCATCCAATACCTGGAATCCAAGAAGATTCTGCTATTCAACTCGTCGCACCAATTCCTGAATCACCTTCGTCTTCTAATGTAACTGGTCGTGGTGGAACTAAATCTGATTATAGAAGAAGCACGATGGAATATGTTGATAAGAATGCTAATACCATAAACAGCACAGATTATGGTAAACCATTCCACGAAGACAGCCTCGTCCAATTGATAGACAAATTGCAAATTGACAACGACCCAAATCTTGTGGATCAAGGAGCACATAATCATAttggtgctgctgctgttactcCAGCATTATTACTGGCTAATCATATTAATGCACCGACGCTATCTAATGAAAAATTGCATAATGGTGACGCCAAAGGCGAA GAATCAGAAAGTTCATTGACTGGCGTTGATGATGTGGTGGTACGATTGAGTACAACGAGTTTAACATCTAGCAGTAGTTCTGGATCAGAAACTCGAGCGAAGAATAATGCATCCTCATCATCCGAATTACCGTTATCACCACCGATAATTAATGGTACTTGTGACGTGACTGATAGTGTTGTTTCTAATTTCCATAAACCAACAGCATCTACAGGAGCTATTCCAAAAAGTATAAGTTTTGATAAGACCGCTGAACGTGGCGATAAGGAGCTTCTAGATGACGATCAGAAAAACAAGCGTGGTTTCtttggaaaattgaaaatgtcgCTTAGGAATCGTCGGGGAAAGGTTATACGAGGAGCTGATGAATTGAGATGTTACGATAGAGAAGCTGGCGGCGATGGTATTGATATAGGAAAACACAGACTACGTAGAATCATGTCAGAAGATGTAACGTCAGCTGGAAATATGATTG atagttcCGATGATATTTTGgcaaaatatagaagaaagcCTAGTACAGCTAGTGATACTGCTTCTATTGAAAGTAATCAATCACGTACGAAGGAAGCAGAAGATGAAAGACTTTCAATTGATCCAAATAACGTAGaactttcttttgctttcgccgatgcaaaaagaaaattacgcaTGGTACTTAGTACTGCTGACCTTCAATACATTCCATGGAGCTTTGCATCCGAg AGAAGCAGTTGGTCacaaaaggaaaacgaattggtttctttccttcaacTTCAATTGGCTGAAGCTATTAATTTGCAGGATAGAGCACTGATAGCTCATTTACACGAAACTTTAAGATGCGTTAGATTATTTAATGACGATGGTTGcaggaaattatttaaatctttgAGAGAAGATTATCAAAGACGATCGCCTTACATCGCATATTTGATCAGATGTCGGCAGGGTTTATTATCAACGTTAGCTCATTTGGACAGGTGGAGAAAT gTTACGTGTTCGAGTGAAATGTGA